GAAGCGGTCATCACCCGCGCGCCCGACCCGCTGCCCTACGACGACCTGCCCGCGGCGGTCGTCCACGACACGCCCGGTACCCCGACGATCGACAGCCTGGTCGACTGGGCGAACGCGACGCTCGACGGGCAGTACACCGGCGCCGACACCCTCAAGAACGTGCTCGTGAAACTCCGTGTGCCGGGCGGTGACTGGGAGATCACCGGCATCGGTGTTCCGGGCGATCGCGAGGTCGACTTCAAGCGTCTCGAGGCGTCCGTCGAACCCGCCGAGGTCGAATTGCTCACCGACGCCGACTTCGCCGCCAACCCGTTCCTGGTCAAGGGATACATCGGACCGAAGGCGCTGGCCGACAACGGCATCCGCTACCTCGTCGATCCGCGGGTGGTCGAGGGGACCTCCTGGATCACCGGCGCCGATGAGCCGGGCCGGCACTACGTCGGACTCGTCGCCGGCCGCGATTTCACGCCCGACGGGACGGTCGAGGCCGCCGAGATCCGCGACGGCGATCCGTCGCCGGACGGCGCCGGACCCCTGGTGAGCGCCAAGGGCATCGAGATCGGGCACATCTTCCAGCTCGGCCAGAAGTACACCGACGCCTTCGAGGTGGACGTCCTCGGCGAGAACGGCAAGCCGGTCCGCCTGACCCAGGGTTCCTACGGTGTCGGGGTGTCGCGCCTCGTCGCGGTCATCGCCGAACAGTCCCACGACGACAAGGGCCTGCGCTGGCCGAAGTCGGTGGCGCCGTTCGCGGTTCACCTCGTCATCGCCAACAAGGACGAGGCCGCCGTCGCCGGCGCCGAGCAGCTCGCCGCCGACCTCGACGCGGCCGGTCTCGAGGTGCTCCTGGACGACCGGAAGGCGTCGCCCGGAGTGAAGTTCAAGGACGCCGAACTCCTGGGGATGCCGACCGTCGTGGTCGTCGGCCGCGGATATGCCAACGGCGCCATCGAGATCCGCGACCGCTTCACCGGTGAGGCCACCGAGGTCGCGGTCGACACCGCGGTCGACGCGGTGGTGGCGGCCGCCCGCGGCTGAGCGGGTTCAGCCGCCTGCGGGGGACCCGGGGAACGCCACCGTGACCGGGCTCTCCTGCAGAGCCACCCGCCAGCGCGCGGCGCGCACCGCGCTCTCCGACAGCCCGTCGGCGCCGATCCGGCGTCCGGTCTCGTCGTCGGCCTGCTCCAGCAATGCGCGATAGGCGCTCGCACAGTCGATCTCGGCGCCGAGCGCGGCGCGGGCCGCCGTGGTCGGGTCGGTGACCTCGATCGGCAGCGTGTAGCCGGCGGCCGCCAGCGGCGGGGTGTTCCCCGCCGCCTCGATCGTCCGGTCGATCTCGTCGCGTCGGGCGCGATGGGCGTCGGCGTACTCGGCGACGGTGCGTCGACGGGAGGCGGCGACGAAGGCGGTGATGACGCCGTAGGTGAAGATCGCGGCGTTCTCGGTCTCGGCGGCGACGACCAGCGGGTCGTCGGGATCTGCTTGCGCTGCCGGTGAGTTCGTCGCCGGTGTGTTCACGGGGGACGTCATGCCAGTTGCACCTCTCGCATCGAAGTGACGGCCGCGGCGACCGACCCGGTCAGCCCGGCTGCGTACCCGGCGGCGCCGAGCGCGACCCGGCGGGCCTGCCCGGCCGCGGCGTCGAGATCGGCGCGCAGTCGAGCGAGGGACGGCGCCGCCGGTGGGGCACCCGCCGGGGATGTCGAGGCGGTCGCCGAGGTGGCGGGACGGTCGAGTGTCGCCGCCACCTCCTGGTCGAGCCGGATGATCTCCTCGCGCAGTGCGCGAGCGTGCTGGGCGCGCTGATCGGCCACGACACCGAGTGCGGTGGCGTAGGCGGGCTCGACGGCGACCAGGGCGCGCGCGGTGCTCTCGTCCGCGGACGCCGAGCGCACCAGGGGCACCAGGCTCTCGGCCAGCAGGGTCTCCGCGGAGGGCGACGAATCGCAACCGGTCAGTCCGACGCCGGCCGCCCCGGCACCGACGACGACGGCGCCCGCGAGGAGTCCGCCGCGCAAGGCGGTGCGCCGGTCGATCGGGTGCCGCAGGGTCCGTCGCTCGATCGGGGGCATGCTCACCCGGGACATCATGCCAGCAGTTCTCCGCGCGATCGATCCACTAGGATGTTCGGAGCAACGTCGTGCGAGACCCGGCACGGCCCGACAACTGAAGACGAGGGGAGTGGCATGCCGATCAGCCCGACGCAGGTGCGCGAACTCGTCGAAAAGCTCGTCGCCGAGCGGGGATTCGACCTCGAGGACATCACGGTGCGCAGCCGGGACGGCCAGGACGAACTGTCGATCGTGGTCGACCGCGACGGTGGCAGCGACCTCGACGTCCTCGCCGGACTGAGCACCGAGATCTCCGACCTCCTCGACGCCACACCAGACTTCGCCGACCTCGCCTATGTGCTCGAGGTCACCTCGCGCGGCGTCGACAGCCCGCTGACCCTGCCCCGGCACTGGCGTCGCAACACCGGTCGGCGCGTCGTCGTGGAGGTCGACGGCGGACCCGGATCGCAGCCGCGCACCGTCGCCGGACGCATCGGCAGGCTGCTCGACGACCCGGCGCCGGCGGTCGAGGTGGTCGCGAACCACAAGGGGCGGATCGCGATGGAGACCGTCGACCTCGCCTCGGTGACCCAAGCCGTGGTGCAGGTGGATTTCTCTCAGCCGAGCGTCCGCGAGCTCGAACTGTGCGGCCTCGAACCCGACGAGATCGAAGCGCGCCGCGCCCCCGCCGCCGCGCGACAACTGAACACGACAAATGAACACGACAAGTGAATAGGAGACCGACATGAACATCGACATCGCCGCCCTGCGCATGATCGAGGCCGACAAGGGCATCTCGATCGAGACCGTCATCACCGCCATCGAGACCGCTCTGCTGACGGCCTACCGCCACACCGACGGTTTTGCACCGCACGCCCGTGTCGACGTCAACCGCAAGTCCGGCGCCGTCCGCGTGATGGCGCAGGAGGTCGACCAGGACGGCAACGTCGTCCACGAATGGGACGACACCCCCGAGGGTTTCGGCCGCATCGCGGCGACGACCGCACGGCAGGTCATCCTCCAGCGCCTGCGCGACGCCGAGAACGAGAAGAACTTCGGCGACCTCGTCGCCCACGAGGGTGAGATCGTCGGCGGCGTCGTGCAGCAGGACTCGCGCGCCAATGCGCGCGGGATGGTCGTCGTCCAGATCGGCAGCGACGCCAACTCGACCGAGGGCATCATCCCGCCCGCCGAGCAGGTGCCCGGCGAGGTCTACACCCACGGCGACCGGATCAAGTGCTATGTCGTCGGCGTGAGCCGCGGACCGCGCGGTCCGCAGATCACCCTGTCCCGGACCCACCCGAACCTGGTGCGCAAACTGTTTTCCCTCGAAGTGCCCGAGATCGAGGACGGCAGCGTCGAGATCGTCGCCGTGGCGCGCGAGGCCGGCCACCGGTCGAAGATCGCGGTGCACACCGGCGTGGCCGGCCTCAACGCGAAGGGCGCGTGCATCGGTCCGATGGGCCAGCGCGTACGGAACGTGATGAGCGAACTCGCCGGCGAGAAGATCGACATCATCGACTTCGACACCGACCCGGCGGTCTTCGTCGGGAATGCGTTGTCGCCCGCGAAGGTTGTCTCGGTGACGGTCGTCGACGCCGCCGCCAAGGCCGCGCGGGTCATCGTGCCGGACTATCAGCTGTCGCTGGCCATCGGCAAAGAGGGCCAGAACGCCCGGCTCGCGGCCCGGCTCACGGGGTGGCGGATCGACATCCGGTCCGACGCCGCGCCGGCGGCCGAGGGCGGGCCGGAGTGACGCGCAGCGGCCGATTGTCCCCGCCGGGCCCGCTCGCGCTAGACTGATCGATGGTTCAGCGATCCGCCCCCCGTTCGCGAGCCGGCGGCACACCCATCCGGATGTGCATCGGTTGCCGGCAGCGGGCAGAGGCCGGCGAGTTGGTCCGTGTCGTCGCACAGCTGTGCGGTGACACCCCGACAGTCGTGGTCGATCCCGCGAAGACCATGCCGGGACGAGGCGCGTGGCTGCACGCGCGGTCGGAGTGCATCTCCACCGCGACGCGACGCCGGGCCTTCGCCGCGGCACTCCGGACCCCCGGTCTGACCGTGGACCCGGACGATCTCACCGAACAGCTCGGCGCGATCACCCACCAGAGGATGGCTCCCCGGAGCCGGAACAGGTAGCAGAAGACATGAGCACACCGTGAAGTCACGATGAGCATGTACCGGACTTAAATCGAGGCCGTAGCGGGTGAGCCGCTTGGCCTCCAAGTGAGGAGAGCAGTGGCAGGCAAAGCCCGCGTGCACGAACTGGCCAAAGAGCTCGGCGTCACGAGCAAGCAGGTGCTCGAGCGTCTGAAGGAGCAAGGCGAGTTCGTCAAATCGGCGTCGTCGACGGTAGAGGCCCCCGTGGCCCGTCGACTGCGTGAATCGTTCCCCGGCAAGGACGGGGGAGCCAAGGACTCCAAGTCGTCCCCGGCCCCCGGCCCGCGCCAGAGCGCCAAGCCCGGACCCAAGCCGTCCGGCAACACGAACGCACCGAAGCCCGGTGCACCCGCAACCCCGTCGGCGCCGGTCGCCGACCGTCCGAGCCCCGGCCCGCGCACCAACGCGCCGAAGCCGGGCGCACCCAAGCCCGCACCCGCACCTGCGGAGACCCCGGCCCCGGCGCCCGCCCCCGCGGCGGAGCGTCCCAGCCCGCGTCCCGCTCCCGCGGCACCGGCGCCGCAGGCCCCGGCCGCGTCGGCAGCACCGTCTGCCCCCACGTCGAGCCCGGGTCCGCGTCCCGGCCCGAAGCCGGGTCCGCGTACGCCGCGGGTGGGCAACAACCCGTATTCGTCGGCACCGGCGCCCGCGCCGCGTCCGGCTGCCCGTCCCGGACCGGGTCAGGGCGGTCCGCGTCCCGGCGGTGGCCGTCCCGGCGCCGCCGGCCAGGGTGGTCCGCGTCCCGGTGGCGGTCGTCCCGCTCCCGGCCAGGGCGGTCCCCGTCCCAATCCCGGGAACATGCCCCCGCGGCCGAGTCCCGGCGCCATGCCGTCGCGTGCGGCCCGTCCCGACGCCCGTCCGGGTGGTCGCGGCGGTGCCGGCGGAGGTCGTGGTGGCCCCGGCGGCGGCGGTGGTTACCGCGGCGGTGGCGGCGGAGCCGGTGCACCGGGAGGACCTCCCGGTGGCGGTTTCCGCGGACGTCCCGGCGGCGGTGGCGGTGGCGGCCGTGGACGCGGCGGCGCAGCAGGCGCCTTCGGTCGTCCCGGTGGTGCACCGCGCCGTGGTCGCAAGTCGAAGCGGGCGAAACGCGCCGAGTACGAGAACATGCAGGCACCGGCCGTCGGTGGCGTCCGGCTGCCGCGCGGCAACGGCGAGATCATCCGTCTCGCCCGCGGTGCGTCGCTGTCCGACTTCGCCGACAAGATCGATGCCAACCCGGCTTCGCTGGTCCAGGCGCTGTTCAACCTCGGCGAGATGGTGACGGCGACCGAGTCGGTCAACGACGAGACGCTCGAGCTGCTCGGCTCGGAGATGAACTACCGCGTCCAGGTGGTCAGCCCCGAGGACGAGGACCGCGAGCTGCTCGACAGCTTCGACCTCACCTACGGCGAGGACGAGGGCGGCGAGGAAGACCTCGAACAGCGTCCGCCGGTGGTCACCGTCATGGGCCACGTCGATCACGGTAAGACCCGACTGCTCGACACGATCCGTAAGGCCAACGTCCGGGAGGGCGAGGCCGGCGGCATCACGCAGCACATCGGTGCCTACCAGGTGAACACCCACCTCAATGGTGAGGATCGCCTGATCACCTTCATCGACACCCCGGGTCACGAGGCGTTCACCGCCATGCGTGCCCGCGGCGCCAAGGCGACCGACATCGCGATCCTCGTGGTCGCGGCCGACGACGGCGTCATGCCGCAGACGGTGGAGGCGGTCAACCACGCCCAGGCGGCCGACGTGCCGATCGTGGTCGCGGTGAACAAGATCGACAAGGAAGGCGCCGACCCGCAGAAGATCCGCGGGCAGCTGACCGAATACGGTCTGGTCCCCGAGGAGTACGGCGGCGACGCCATGTTCGTCGACATCTCGGCCAAGCAGGGCGAGAACATCGACGCGCTGCTCGAGGCCGTCCTGCTCACCGCGGACGCGTCGCTGGACCTGCGTGCCAACCCGGACATGGACGCCCAGGGTGTCGCCATCGAGGCGCACCTCGACCGCGGCCGCGGCCCGGTGGC
The genomic region above belongs to Gordonia hongkongensis and contains:
- a CDS encoding proline--tRNA ligase, with product MSTLFLRTLRDDPADAEVPSHKLLVRAGYIRRVAPGVYSWLPLGLRVLKAIENVVREEMNAIGGQEILLPALLPREPYDTTNRWTEYGDSLFRLKDRKGADMLLGPTHEELFATLVKGEYSSYKDMPVILYQIQTKYRDEERPRAGILRGREFVMKDAYSFDLDDDGLKTAYNAHREAYQKIFERLRIEYVIVAATSGAMGGSASEEFLAESAVGEDTFVRCVESGYAANVEAVITRAPDPLPYDDLPAAVVHDTPGTPTIDSLVDWANATLDGQYTGADTLKNVLVKLRVPGGDWEITGIGVPGDREVDFKRLEASVEPAEVELLTDADFAANPFLVKGYIGPKALADNGIRYLVDPRVVEGTSWITGADEPGRHYVGLVAGRDFTPDGTVEAAEIRDGDPSPDGAGPLVSAKGIEIGHIFQLGQKYTDAFEVDVLGENGKPVRLTQGSYGVGVSRLVAVIAEQSHDDKGLRWPKSVAPFAVHLVIANKDEAAVAGAEQLAADLDAAGLEVLLDDRKASPGVKFKDAELLGMPTVVVVGRGYANGAIEIRDRFTGEATEVAVDTAVDAVVAAARG
- the nusA gene encoding transcription termination factor NusA — encoded protein: MNIDIAALRMIEADKGISIETVITAIETALLTAYRHTDGFAPHARVDVNRKSGAVRVMAQEVDQDGNVVHEWDDTPEGFGRIAATTARQVILQRLRDAENEKNFGDLVAHEGEIVGGVVQQDSRANARGMVVVQIGSDANSTEGIIPPAEQVPGEVYTHGDRIKCYVVGVSRGPRGPQITLSRTHPNLVRKLFSLEVPEIEDGSVEIVAVAREAGHRSKIAVHTGVAGLNAKGACIGPMGQRVRNVMSELAGEKIDIIDFDTDPAVFVGNALSPAKVVSVTVVDAAAKAARVIVPDYQLSLAIGKEGQNARLAARLTGWRIDIRSDAAPAAEGGPE
- a CDS encoding YlxR family protein; this translates as MCIGCRQRAEAGELVRVVAQLCGDTPTVVVDPAKTMPGRGAWLHARSECISTATRRRAFAAALRTPGLTVDPDDLTEQLGAITHQRMAPRSRNR
- the infB gene encoding translation initiation factor IF-2, translating into MAGKARVHELAKELGVTSKQVLERLKEQGEFVKSASSTVEAPVARRLRESFPGKDGGAKDSKSSPAPGPRQSAKPGPKPSGNTNAPKPGAPATPSAPVADRPSPGPRTNAPKPGAPKPAPAPAETPAPAPAPAAERPSPRPAPAAPAPQAPAASAAPSAPTSSPGPRPGPKPGPRTPRVGNNPYSSAPAPAPRPAARPGPGQGGPRPGGGRPGAAGQGGPRPGGGRPAPGQGGPRPNPGNMPPRPSPGAMPSRAARPDARPGGRGGAGGGRGGPGGGGGYRGGGGGAGAPGGPPGGGFRGRPGGGGGGGRGRGGAAGAFGRPGGAPRRGRKSKRAKRAEYENMQAPAVGGVRLPRGNGEIIRLARGASLSDFADKIDANPASLVQALFNLGEMVTATESVNDETLELLGSEMNYRVQVVSPEDEDRELLDSFDLTYGEDEGGEEDLEQRPPVVTVMGHVDHGKTRLLDTIRKANVREGEAGGITQHIGAYQVNTHLNGEDRLITFIDTPGHEAFTAMRARGAKATDIAILVVAADDGVMPQTVEAVNHAQAADVPIVVAVNKIDKEGADPQKIRGQLTEYGLVPEEYGGDAMFVDISAKQGENIDALLEAVLLTADASLDLRANPDMDAQGVAIEAHLDRGRGPVATVLVQRGTLKVGDSIVAGDAYGRVRRMVDEHGDDVPEALPSRPVQVIGFTSVPGAGDNLLVVEEDRIARQIADRRNARKRNALAARSRKRISLEDLDSALKETSQLNLILKGDNSGTVEALEEALLNIEMGDEVSLRIIDRGVGGVTETNVNLAAASDAIIIGFNVRAEGKATELANREGVDIRYYSVIYQAIDEIESALKGMLKPIYEEVELGRAEIRAIFKSSKVGNIAGCLVQSGIMRRNAKARLLRDNVVVAENLTVSSLKREKDDATEVREGYECGLTLTYSDIKVDDVIETYELREKPRD
- the rimP gene encoding ribosome maturation factor RimP; this translates as MPISPTQVRELVEKLVAERGFDLEDITVRSRDGQDELSIVVDRDGGSDLDVLAGLSTEISDLLDATPDFADLAYVLEVTSRGVDSPLTLPRHWRRNTGRRVVVEVDGGPGSQPRTVAGRIGRLLDDPAPAVEVVANHKGRIAMETVDLASVTQAVVQVDFSQPSVRELELCGLEPDEIEARRAPAAARQLNTTNEHDK
- a CDS encoding ferritin-like domain-containing protein — encoded protein: MTSPVNTPATNSPAAQADPDDPLVVAAETENAAIFTYGVITAFVAASRRRTVAEYADAHRARRDEIDRTIEAAGNTPPLAAAGYTLPIEVTDPTTAARAALGAEIDCASAYRALLEQADDETGRRIGADGLSESAVRAARWRVALQESPVTVAFPGSPAGG